The DNA region GGGCGCGGGCATGGCGGAGACATGGCGGTTGGGCTGTTCGCGCGCGACGAACTCCTCGGTGTTGTCCACCATCACATCGGGCAGGATGAAAGTGCATTCCGGCGTGAGGGCGAGTTGCCCGGCGGCAAGCTCGACCAGGTCATCCACGCTGCGCTGCTTGAGCCACCCCGCCAGTTCGGATGAACTGAGGCCGCCGTGCGACAAGTGCACCTGTTGACGGCCGATTTCCGCCAGCTCGCGCTGGAATACCGAGGACATGCGCATCAGTCTGGATTGACGCTGCCCGATCTGCTGCGACAGTTTCCAGGTCGAGTCATCCAGCCCGTCGGTGGCGAGGTCGCGCATGACCTGGTTGGCCTTGTCCATCCATTTCTGCACTGCTTCCAGCCTGGTTTGCGCTTCGCGCAGCCTGAATTCGGAGCCCGAGGTGACGGCCTGCGAGAATTCTTCTTCCAGCTCGGCCAGGCGGGCCAGCAAGTGCGCCAGCGCTTCCGGCGACAGCTTGCCCACGGCCGCGCCTGCAGCAATCTGCGCGGCGAGGAACTCGCCGTCCTGTTCGGTGTTGAAATTCAACAGGCTGGATAATGCCGACAGCATCATGCGTCCGGCGGAGGAAAGGCGATACAGGTGACGCTCGTTGTCCCACAACAGCAGCTCGTGTTCGCGCAGGCGGCCGAGCACGGTGTTGAGCTTGGAAGAGTTGATGAAGGCGAAGTGGCTCTGCAATTCGCGCGGCGACCACTCCGGTGCTTCGGCGCGCAGACCGATCTCGCGCAGTACCATCAGGCGCACCATCACCTCGTCGTCACCGCCGCGGAACAGCGCGATCATCGCGCCGATCAGCGGCTTGGCCGCAAACAGCGGGAAGAATTGCGGCACATCGGCGGGCTCGACGCCCGCGACGAAGAACTCGGCGAGGCCGTTGTCTTCCGGCACGGACATCGGTTACACGCCCTGTTTCAGGCTGGCTTCGATGAAGGGGTCGAGGTCGCCGTCGAGCACTTTCTGTGTGTTGGAGATCTCGACGTTGGTGCGCAGGTCCTTGATGCGCGACTGGTCGAGCACATAGGAGCGGATCTGGTGGCCCCAGCCGACGTCCGTCTTGGAGGCTTCCAGCTTGTCGGCCTCGGACTGGCGCTTGCGCAGTTCCAGTTCGTACAGGCGCGACTTCAGCATGGACATCGCCTCGGCCTTGTTGCGGTGCTGCGAGCGGTCGTTCTGGCATTGCACGACGATGCCGGTCGGGATGTGGGTGATGCGAATCGCCGAATCGGTCTTGTTGATGTGCTGGCCTCCCGCACCGGACGCACGGAAAGTATCGATGCGCAGGTCGGCCGGGTTGATGTCCACCTCGATGGAGTCGTCCACTTCGGGCGAAACGAACAGGCTGGCGAAGGAGGTGTGGCGACCGCCCGAGGAATCGAAGGGCGACTTGCGCACCAGGCGGTGCACGCCGGTTTCGGTGCGCAGGTGGCCGTAGGCATATTCGCCTTCGACTTTCAGCGAGGCGCTGCGGATGCCGGCGACGTCGCCGTCGGTCTGTTCCAGCACCTCGACCTTGAAGCCCTTGCGCTCGCAGTACTTGAGGTATTGACGCAGCAGCATCGATGCCCAGTCGCAAGCTTCGGTGCCGCCGGCGCCCGCCTGGATGTCGATGAAGCAGTTGTTCGGGTCGGCCGGGTTGGAGAACATGCGGCGGAATTCGAGCGCGGCGACGCGCTTCTCGATGTCCTGCACGTCAGAGACGATGCTGTTCAGGCTGTCGTCGTCGTTCTCGGCCTGCGCCATCTCGAACAGTTCGGCAGCGTCGTCCAGGTCCTGGCTGATCTGGGTCAGGCCGAGCACCACGTCTTCCAGCGACTTGCGTTCGCGGCCCAATTCCTGGGCGCGCTTCGCATCGTTCCAGATGGTCGGGTCTTCGGCGAGTTGATTGACTTCGGCTAAGCGTTCCTGCTTGCTGTCGAAGTCAAAGATACCTCCGTAACTCGTTGCTGCGACTGCGCAAATCTTGCAGGGAGTGGGAGAGGGCGTTGAGTTGTTCGGCTTCCATTTTTGTATGTTTGATCGCTGCTTTAAAAGGCCGCGATTATACACGTCTTGAACGTATCGAAGGAGCCGGGCGGTTACCTGAACAGCAGGCCGAACAGCACGCCGCAGGCGATGGCGGCGAAGCCGATGGCGACTTGTTTTGCCAATGTCCGGTCGCCGATAAAGACGACCATGCCGAACTTGAAGGCGGTATTGGACAGGAAGGCGATGGCGATCGCGGTGACTGTCTGTTGTTCGCTCAGCTGGCCGAGATTGAACAGGCGCAGGCTGGACAGCGTGATGGCGTCGACATCGGTCAGGCCGGACACCAGTGCCACGGCGTACAGGCCCTGGCTGCCGGCCAGGTCGGCCATCCAGGCCGAGCCCAGCAGTACCGCGACATACAGCAGGCCGAAGCCAATGGCCGAGTGCAGCTCCGCCGGGTTCGAGGTTTCCGGGATATAGAGCTCGGTCACCTTGCTGGCCTTGTGCCAGGTATAGAGGGAGACAACCACTCCGGCGATCAATCCGCCGGCGAACAGCGGCGCCAGGCCCGGCAGGGTGCCGTATGCCACGACCGAGCTGACGACCAGCAGGCGCAGCAAAACCACTACGCTGGCGATCACGATCACCGCGGCAGCGATGTTGGTCATCGCCTGGTTGGCTTTGCCGTGCTTGGCATAGATCATGGTGGTGGCGGTACTCGATACCAGGCCGCCGAGAAAACCCAGCAACGGCGCACCGTATCGTGTTCCCACCATATGCAGCGCGGCATAGCCGGCGAGGCTGATGCCGGAGATGAGCACCACCATCAACCAGGCCTGGTGCGGGTTGAATGCGTTATAAGGACCGTAGTCCTGGTTCGGGAGGATGGGCAGCACAATGAAGGTGAGCACCGAGAATTGCAGTACGGCAACCAGGTCGCGGCGGGTCAGCCGCTGCGTAAACCCGCGCAACTCCGGCTTGAAATAGAGCAGGGTGGTAATGCCGATCGCCAGCATCACGGCGAGTGTGGAAAGTCCGAACCAGATCAGCACGCCCAGGCCATAACTCAGCAGCAGGGCGACCACGGTGGTGGTGCCGGGGTCGTTCTCTTCGGTAGGGGTATTGATGTAGGCGGCGACGATCATGCCTGCCACGGCGAGCAAACCCGCGATCACCAGCCAGGGCGAACCGAGCTTGGTGGAGAGCATGGCCAGCAGGGTGCCCAGCACCGCGACCAGGGCAAAGGTGCGCAGCCCTGCTTTTGCGGACGGGGTGCGCTCGCGTTCCAGTCCGATGAGCAGGCCGATGGCCAGGCTGGTCAGGAACTGCGGCAATGCCTCAATGCCGTTGTTCTGCAATAAAACCGATTCCACGCTCTCAATCTCCTGTCCAGTGGCGCACGATCAGCTGCAACGTCTCGCTGCCATTGTATTCATTGATGCTCAAACTATACACCGCATGGATAGTGTCCGGCGCCGGCTCTGCCGAAAAGAAGCGGATGGCATCGAAACTTCCGGCAGGAGACGACAGTTTGAGCTTCAGGTGTTTCTCGCCGACCACGCGCTGCGCCTGCACGCGGAAGTCGCCTTCGAACAGCGGCTCGGGAAAGCCTTGCCCCCATACCTGCCGTTGCAGGTCGCGTGCGATGCTTAAAGAAAATTCCATTGCATCGAGTGTCCCGTCGGTGGCAATGGTCTTGACCAACGCCTCTGCGTCGAGCAGTTCGCGTGCAACAGCTTCGAAAGCGGACCGGAAGTCGTGCAGGCTGTCTTCATGGATACTCAATCCCGCTGCCATGGCATGGCCGCCGAATTTCAGGATCAGATGCGGATGGCGTTTGGATACCAGGTCGAGCGCATCGCGCAGGTGCAGCCCGGCGATGCTGCGGCCGGAGCCTTTGAGTTCGCCGGTCTGGGCGCGGGCGAAGGCAATCACCGGGCGGTGGAACTTGTCCTTCAGCCGAGAGGCCAGGATGCCGATCACGCCCTGGTGCCATTCCTCGTTGAACAGCGAGAGCGAATAGCCATCGGCCGGGTCGAATGAGTCGAGCGTGGCCAGTGCGCTGTCCTGCATGTCCGCCTCGATGCTGCGCCGTTCCTGGTTCAGCGCATCCAGTTTTGCGGCAATTTCGCCGGCTTCGGCGGTATCGTCCGTCAGCAGGCAGCGGATGCCCAGGCTCATGTCTTCCAGGCGTCCGGCCGCATTCAGGCGCGGTCCGACGATGAAGCCCAGTTCATAGGCCGATGCCTGCATGGCGGGCCTGCGTGCCACGCGCAGCAAGGCCTGAATCCCGGCACAACTGCGTCCGGCGCGGATACGCTGCAGGCCCTGCTGTACCAGGATGCGGTTGTTGTCGTCCAGCCTGACCACGTCTGCGACCGTTCCCAGCGCGACCAGATCGAGCAGGGTACCCAGATTCGGTTCGGTCTTGCCGGCGAACATGCCGCGCTTGCGCATTTCGGCCCGTAACGCCATCAATACATAGAACATTACTCCCACGCCTGCCAGATGCTTGCTGGGGAAGGCGCAGCCCGGCTGGTTGGGATTCACGATGCACCATGCATTCGGCAGCGTATCGCCGGGCAGGTGATGGTCGGTCACCAGCACCTGCATGCCCAGTCGGGCGGCCTCGGCCACGCCGTCCACGCTGGCGATACCGTTGTCCACGGTGAGCAGGATGTCAGGTTCCGAGCGCTTGGCCAGGCGTACGATCTCCGGCGTCAGGCCGTAGCCGTATTCGAAACGGTTGGGCACGATGAAGTCCACCCTGGCGCCGAGTGCACCCAGGCCGCGCATGGCAACGGCACAGGCCGTGGCGCCGTCGGCATCGTAGTCGGCGACGATCAGTATCTTTTTCTGTGCAGCGATGGCATTGGCCAGCAGTTCGGCCATGGTTTCCGCATTTTTCAGCAGAGTGAACGGCAGCAGGCGCTTGATGTCGGTATCCAGCTGCGCCGCTTCACCGATGCCGCGTGCCGCATAGATGCGTGCCAGCAAAGGAGGGATGCCGGTTCCGGCCAGTTGTGTTGCGATGTCTGCGGGGTAGCTGCGTTGGGCGATCTTGCTCATCGGGAGGGGGCGTCGGGTTTTGTCACAGTTTAGCAGAGGGGTAATCGTCTTTTGATGCCAGTTCGGGTAGAATGCCGCCCACTTTAAAAACGGCGCAGGCATATTGTGGCATTGATAGTTCAGAAATACGGCGGCACTTCTGTCGGAAGTCCGGAGCGCATCAAGAATGTCGCTCAACGCGTGGCAAAATACAAGGCACAGGGACATCAGGTTGTGGTCGTGGTTTCCGCGATGAGCGGTGAGACCAATCGCCTGATCCATCTGGCCCATGAGATCCAGAAACACCCCGATCCGCGCGAGCTGGATGTGGTTATTTCCACCGGCGAGCAGGTGACCATCGGCCTGTTGGCGATGGCGTTGAAAGATATCGGGCTGGAAGCCAAGAGCTACACCGGCGCACAGGTCAAGATCCTGACCGACAGCTCCTTTACCAAGGCGCGCATCCTCAGCATCGACGAGCAGAACATCCGCACCGACCTGGCCAATGGCAATGTGGTCGTGGTGGCCGGTTTCCAGGGCATGGACGAGGCGGGTAACATCACCACGCTGGGACGCGGCGGTTCGGACACCACCGGCGTCGCCATCGCGGCCGCGCTGCGCGCCGACGAGTGCCAGATCTATACGGATGTCGATGGCGTCTATACCACCGACCCGCGCATGGTGCCCGAAGCGCGCCGCCTGAAGAGCATCACTTTCGAAGAGATGCTGGAAATGGCGAGCCTGGGTTCCAAGGTGCTGCAGATCCGCTCGGTCGAGTTCGCCGGCAAATACAAAGTCAAATTGCGTGTGCTCTCCAGCTTTGCGGAGGAGGGCGAAGGTACGCTGATCACGTTCGAGGAAGGCAATAAAATGGAACAGGCAATCATTTCAGGCATCGCGTTCAACCGCGACGAGGCAAAGATCACCGTGCGCGGCGTACCGGACAAACCCGGCATCGCCTACCAGATCCTTGGCCCGGTCAGCGAGGCGAACATCGACGTGGACATGATCATCCAGAACGTCGGCGTGGACGGTTCCACCGATTTCTCCTTTACGGTGCACCGCAACGAGTTCAACAAGGCGATGGACATCCTCAAGAACAAGGTGCAGCCGCATATCGGCGCACGCGATGTCATCGGCGACAACAAGACCGCCAAGGTCTCCGTGGTCGGCGTCGGCATGCGTTCGCACGTGGGCATCGCCAGCAAGATGTTCCGTACCCTAGCGGAAGAAGGCATTAATATCCAGATGATTTCCACCTCCGAAATCAAGATTTCCGTGGTCATCGACGAAAAATATCTGGAACTGGCCGTGCGAGTGCTGCACAAAGCCTTCAACCTGGATCAGGAAGACGCATAAATCGTTTGACCGCCTAGCCTCTAATCAGTATCATTCGCGGCCTTCGGAGAGGTGGCCGAGAGGTCGAAGGCACTCCCCTGCTAAGGGAGCATACGAGACTAAAACTTGTATCGAGGGTTCGAATCCCTCCCTCTCCGCCACATAGCAACAAATACGCGCCCGTAGCTCAGCTGGATAGAGTACTTGGCTACGAACCAAGGGGTCAGGAGTTCGAATCTCTTCGGGCGCGCCAATCAAGGTTAAAAGTGGGCACCTGATTCAGGGTGCCCATTTTTATTTTCTGCATCGTTTCTGCCAGCGCCGCATAGCTGCCCTTGATGGTGGTGGTCTTGTCCTGCACCACAATCTCATCCACCAGGATATTCAGGTAGCTCTTGGCCAACGGGGAATCTGTGGCAAGCAGCTTTCCCCGTAAAACCTTGCCAAACAGATCAACTTGGCTGGCCTTTAGGTATTCATCCGTGATGCTGTTTAACGCCTCCACCAGCTCATCAATTTGTGCAACTACGTCATGATCGGCCATGCCTTGGCGCGTCTATGTGCCGATTGCATTCAGATGTTCTACAACTCGAAACGGCGTCATGGGTACAATAACCCCCCCGTCTTCAGTTGAGTTCGAGAGGCGGTATTTCGAGAAGCTGGAAGTAGCTGGCGAATCCGGGGCGATCATCGCAACCACATACCAGAGCGGAGAGATCGGTGTTAACGAAAAATCATTTCAAATGTGATGGCGCATGTGCGGATTCCACTGAATTCTCTTTCGTCATGGCATTTCAACCTGTTGTAGATATTCCCTTGCGCCGTGTCTATGCATACGAGGCGCTGGTTCGCGGAGCCGAGGGGCAGTCTGCGGCTTCCGTCCTGGCTCAAGTCACTGAGGAAAATCGATACGCATTCGATCAAGCATGTCGGGTCAAAGCTATCGAAACCGCAGCTCGATTGGGACTTGATCGGCGCTTGAATATCAACTTCATGCCTAATGCCGTCTATCATCCGGAGGCTTGCCTAAGGCTGACTTTGAAGGCAGCACAGGAACACGAATTCCCGCTCGATCTGATTACTTTTGAATTTACCGAGGATGAGCAAATCATGGATCGCGCTCATCTAACCGGGATCGTTCAAACATACAAGGCGCATGGCTTTCAGACCGCTTTGGACGATTTCGGCGCGGGTTATGCCGGGCTGTCGCTTCTTTCCGATTTTCAACCGGACACAATCAAAATCGACAGATGCCTGGTTGCAAACGTTGATACCGAGAAGCCCAGGCAAGCAATCATCGAAGGTTTGTTGAGAACGGCCGAGATTTTGGGGATATCTGTCGTTGCGGAAGGTGTTGAGCGGCAAAAGGAGTTGAAGACATTGCTGGGAATGGGCATTCAGCGATTTCAAGGTTTCCTTTTTGCAAAGCCAGCAATTGAAAGGCTGATTCCAGACAGCGAGATCAATTGGGACGTGATTTGATCCAAAGCCGATTTGCACATGCAACGGCAGGTCGGGTGGAGTAGAGCCACCGTTTCCCGGTATCCGGATTATCTCTTCGGGCGTACTGGCCACATATATAAATTGGCACCTGATTCAAATGGCCCATTTTTCTGCATCGTTCCACCTAAGCCGCATGGCTGCCCCTGATGGTGCCGGCTCCGCTTGCTTCATGTCAGCGGAATTCTGATACGAATCTTTATTCTTGTATTTCTATTTATCCCGATATACATTTCGCATCCAAGCGAAATATTATTGATGTGCGGATATCAAAAAAACCATTGTATGAGCATGGCAAAAAAGGCATCTCCCGAACTCGACGACATCATCAAGGCGCTGGCTCATCCGGTGCGCCGGGAAATACTCGGGTGGCTCAAGACGCCCCAGAAATCTTTCCCGACTCAAATCCACTCCTTCGAGCTGGGAGTGTGTGCCGGCAAGATTTTTGAAAAGGCGAACCTTTCGCAATCGACGGTTTCTGCGCACCTGGCTACCTTGCAGCGTGCAGGCCTGATTACGCCGCAAAAGGTCGGACAATGGATTTTCTATTCGCGCAATGAGCCCTTGATCGAAAAATTCCTTGAGCGGATCAGGGCTGACCTTTGAACACCATCCAACACCTGAGGAGAACATGTTGAGCAAGCTGATGACCCCCATTCAAGTCGGAGACCTGAATCTTCCCAATCGCATCGTGATGGCTCCGCTGACCAGATGCCGTGCAAGCGAAGGCAGAGTGCCCAATGGATTGATGGCCGAATATTATGCGCAACGCGCCGGGGCGGGATTGATCCTGAGCGAGGCGACTTCCGTTTCCCCCCTGGGCGTGGGTTATCCGGACACCCCGGGAGTATGGTCGGACGAGCAGGTGCAAGGCTGGAAGCTGGTGACCAAGGCGGTGCACGAGGCTGGAGGGCGCATCTTTATGCAGCTCTGGCATGTCGGACGCATTTCCCATCCCGATTTCCTGAACGGCGAACTGCCTGTTGCGCCCAGCGCAATTGCACCACAAGGTCATGTCAGCCTGTTGCGGCCGCAACGCGAATACGTGATGCCGCGCGCTCTGGCAACCTCCGAAATCCCGTCCATTGTCGAGGCCTATCGCAAGGGTGCCGAGAATGCGCAGCGGGCTGGCTTCGATGGCGTCGAAATTCATGGTGCCAATGGCTATCTGCTCGATCAGTTTCTGCAAGACAGCACCAACAAGCGCACTGATGCCTACGGTGGTCCGATCGAGAATCGTGCCAGGTTGATGCTGGAAGTGGCAGATGCGGTGATTTCGGTTTGGGGAGCGGGCCGGGTTGGCATGCACTTGGCCCCGAGAGGGGATGCGCACACCATGGGGGACTCCAATCCGCTGGCGACTTTCGGATATGTGGCTGAACAATTGGGCAGCCGTGGAATCGCATTCATATTCACCCGTGAGTCGTTGGGCGAGAACCGCATCAGCCCGCAGTTGAAGAAACGTTTCCGGGGAGTCCTCATTGCCAATGAAGGTTTCAACCGCGAGACCGCAGAGCAGGTGATCGAGGCGGGAGAGGCGGATGCTGTCTCCTTTGGCAAGGATTTCATTTCCAATCCGGATTTGCCGCGGCGCCTGCAATTGCACAAACCGCTCAACCCATTCCATCCCGAGACCTTCTATGGATATGGCCTGCAGGACCCGCGGGTGGGTTATACCGACTATCCGGCCATGGAGGTCGAGACCGCGTAGTTCACGGCCGGATTAAGGCTCGACCATGCCGGTTTCGAAATGGCGTTGCAATCGGGCCAGCCGGGTGCTGGCAAC from Sideroxyarcus emersonii includes:
- a CDS encoding helix-turn-helix transcriptional regulator, with translation MAKKASPELDDIIKALAHPVRREILGWLKTPQKSFPTQIHSFELGVCAGKIFEKANLSQSTVSAHLATLQRAGLITPQKVGQWIFYSRNEPLIEKFLERIRADL
- a CDS encoding aspartate kinase encodes the protein MALIVQKYGGTSVGSPERIKNVAQRVAKYKAQGHQVVVVVSAMSGETNRLIHLAHEIQKHPDPRELDVVISTGEQVTIGLLAMALKDIGLEAKSYTGAQVKILTDSSFTKARILSIDEQNIRTDLANGNVVVVAGFQGMDEAGNITTLGRGGSDTTGVAIAAALRADECQIYTDVDGVYTTDPRMVPEARRLKSITFEEMLEMASLGSKVLQIRSVEFAGKYKVKLRVLSSFAEEGEGTLITFEEGNKMEQAIISGIAFNRDEAKITVRGVPDKPGIAYQILGPVSEANIDVDMIIQNVGVDGSTDFSFTVHRNEFNKAMDILKNKVQPHIGARDVIGDNKTAKVSVVGVGMRSHVGIASKMFRTLAEEGINIQMISTSEIKISVVIDEKYLELAVRVLHKAFNLDQEDA
- a CDS encoding EAL domain-containing protein; translation: MLTKNHFKCDGACADSTEFSFVMAFQPVVDIPLRRVYAYEALVRGAEGQSAASVLAQVTEENRYAFDQACRVKAIETAARLGLDRRLNINFMPNAVYHPEACLRLTLKAAQEHEFPLDLITFEFTEDEQIMDRAHLTGIVQTYKAHGFQTALDDFGAGYAGLSLLSDFQPDTIKIDRCLVANVDTEKPRQAIIEGLLRTAEILGISVVAEGVERQKELKTLLGMGIQRFQGFLFAKPAIERLIPDSEINWDVI
- the prfB gene encoding peptide chain release factor 2 (programmed frameshift), producing MEAEQLNALSHSLQDLRSRSNELRRYLDFDSKQERLAEVNQLAEDPTIWNDAKRAQELGRERKSLEDVVLGLTQISQDLDDAAELFEMAQAENDDDSLNSIVSDVQDIEKRVAALEFRRMFSNPADPNNCFIDIQAGAGGTEACDWASMLLRQYLKYCERKGFKVEVLEQTDGDVAGIRSASLKVEGEYAYGHLRTETGVHRLVRKSPFDSSGGRHTSFASLFVSPEVDDSIEVDINPADLRIDTFRASGAGGQHINKTDSAIRITHIPTGIVVQCQNDRSQHRNKAEAMSMLKSRLYELELRKRQSEADKLEASKTDVGWGHQIRSYVLDQSRIKDLRTNVEISNTQKVLDGDLDPFIEASLKQGV
- a CDS encoding MgtC/SapB family protein, giving the protein MESVLLQNNGIEALPQFLTSLAIGLLIGLERERTPSAKAGLRTFALVAVLGTLLAMLSTKLGSPWLVIAGLLAVAGMIVAAYINTPTEENDPGTTTVVALLLSYGLGVLIWFGLSTLAVMLAIGITTLLYFKPELRGFTQRLTRRDLVAVLQFSVLTFIVLPILPNQDYGPYNAFNPHQAWLMVVLISGISLAGYAALHMVGTRYGAPLLGFLGGLVSSTATTMIYAKHGKANQAMTNIAAAVIVIASVVVLLRLLVVSSVVAYGTLPGLAPLFAGGLIAGVVVSLYTWHKASKVTELYIPETSNPAELHSAIGFGLLYVAVLLGSAWMADLAGSQGLYAVALVSGLTDVDAITLSSLRLFNLGQLSEQQTVTAIAIAFLSNTAFKFGMVVFIGDRTLAKQVAIGFAAIACGVLFGLLFR
- a CDS encoding alkene reductase, whose translation is MTPIQVGDLNLPNRIVMAPLTRCRASEGRVPNGLMAEYYAQRAGAGLILSEATSVSPLGVGYPDTPGVWSDEQVQGWKLVTKAVHEAGGRIFMQLWHVGRISHPDFLNGELPVAPSAIAPQGHVSLLRPQREYVMPRALATSEIPSIVEAYRKGAENAQRAGFDGVEIHGANGYLLDQFLQDSTNKRTDAYGGPIENRARLMLEVADAVISVWGAGRVGMHLAPRGDAHTMGDSNPLATFGYVAEQLGSRGIAFIFTRESLGENRISPQLKKRFRGVLIANEGFNRETAEQVIEAGEADAVSFGKDFISNPDLPRRLQLHKPLNPFHPETFYGYGLQDPRVGYTDYPAMEVETA
- the recJ gene encoding single-stranded-DNA-specific exonuclease RecJ, with the protein product MSKIAQRSYPADIATQLAGTGIPPLLARIYAARGIGEAAQLDTDIKRLLPFTLLKNAETMAELLANAIAAQKKILIVADYDADGATACAVAMRGLGALGARVDFIVPNRFEYGYGLTPEIVRLAKRSEPDILLTVDNGIASVDGVAEAARLGMQVLVTDHHLPGDTLPNAWCIVNPNQPGCAFPSKHLAGVGVMFYVLMALRAEMRKRGMFAGKTEPNLGTLLDLVALGTVADVVRLDDNNRILVQQGLQRIRAGRSCAGIQALLRVARRPAMQASAYELGFIVGPRLNAAGRLEDMSLGIRCLLTDDTAEAGEIAAKLDALNQERRSIEADMQDSALATLDSFDPADGYSLSLFNEEWHQGVIGILASRLKDKFHRPVIAFARAQTGELKGSGRSIAGLHLRDALDLVSKRHPHLILKFGGHAMAAGLSIHEDSLHDFRSAFEAVARELLDAEALVKTIATDGTLDAMEFSLSIARDLQRQVWGQGFPEPLFEGDFRVQAQRVVGEKHLKLKLSSPAGSFDAIRFFSAEPAPDTIHAVYSLSINEYNGSETLQLIVRHWTGD